Proteins encoded in a region of the Altererythrobacter ishigakiensis genome:
- the ggt gene encoding gamma-glutamyltransferase: MTLKKLTALFVLPLVSACVGYGSGTHGSPLEMTFAQEEVLDEGAVSAADPRAQAAGEEILAKGGSATDAAIAVMLALTVVEPQSSGIGGGGFLIRGTADGNVISYDGRETAPSGATPEWFLNEDGSMPGFRESVESGLSVGVPGNIRMAALAHERHGRLAWADLFGPAIKLARDGFGMNQRMHNALARRPEFVGRTKAAQQLYFDGEGKVLPAGSWIRNEAQAQAFEAIAKAGPDAFYTGELAAQIVSVTRADTPRDGAMTAQDLAGYKPKVRDAVCGNYRSYRICSMGPPSSGGVAVIQMLGQLERFDLTALGANNPLTWHLFLESQRLAYADREIYMADSDFVPVPVAGLIDPDYIAMRSQLIDPDARQEEVAPGTPDGVTVAWADGNEPEEHGTSHFSVVDAAGNMASYTSTIESAFGSGLMAHGFFLNNELTDFSRAPEVNGKPVANRVEGGKRPRSSMSPTIVWDPDGKPFMIVGAAGGPTIPVSTTRAIIGAIDFGLSAEEALALPFVMSFRGATMVEEGTWLDEEIDLLGPLGYRQIIRREAPIKVNAILREDGVWVSARDPRIETLLEVP; encoded by the coding sequence ATGACACTCAAGAAATTGACAGCACTGTTCGTTCTACCGCTGGTGAGCGCCTGTGTAGGCTATGGCTCGGGCACTCACGGGTCTCCATTGGAAATGACCTTCGCTCAAGAAGAAGTCTTGGACGAAGGCGCAGTAAGCGCCGCCGATCCTCGCGCTCAGGCAGCTGGTGAAGAGATTCTAGCAAAGGGCGGTAGTGCAACAGACGCCGCCATCGCTGTGATGCTGGCGCTGACTGTGGTCGAGCCGCAAAGCTCCGGAATTGGGGGGGGGGGATTTCTCATCCGCGGTACTGCCGATGGCAATGTCATATCCTATGACGGCCGCGAAACCGCACCCTCCGGCGCGACACCCGAATGGTTTCTCAATGAAGACGGCTCGATGCCCGGCTTCCGGGAGTCTGTGGAAAGCGGGCTGAGCGTTGGTGTGCCCGGAAATATCCGCATGGCTGCCCTAGCGCATGAACGCCACGGCAGGCTTGCCTGGGCTGATCTGTTTGGACCCGCCATCAAGCTGGCGCGCGACGGCTTCGGCATGAACCAACGCATGCACAACGCGCTGGCGCGCCGACCCGAATTTGTCGGCAGAACGAAGGCGGCACAGCAGCTATACTTCGATGGAGAAGGCAAAGTTCTGCCGGCCGGATCGTGGATCCGCAATGAGGCTCAAGCGCAAGCATTCGAAGCGATTGCAAAGGCAGGGCCCGATGCATTCTATACGGGTGAATTGGCCGCTCAGATTGTTTCCGTCACTCGCGCTGATACCCCGCGCGATGGCGCAATGACGGCCCAGGATCTTGCCGGCTATAAACCTAAAGTGCGCGATGCAGTATGCGGAAACTATCGTAGCTATCGTATTTGCAGCATGGGTCCGCCCAGCTCTGGCGGGGTCGCTGTTATCCAGATGCTGGGTCAGCTTGAGCGGTTCGACCTCACCGCGCTTGGCGCGAACAATCCGCTTACATGGCACCTGTTCCTCGAATCTCAGCGGCTCGCTTATGCAGACCGTGAAATCTACATGGCAGATTCAGACTTCGTTCCTGTTCCGGTCGCCGGGCTGATCGACCCTGACTATATCGCGATGCGCAGTCAATTGATCGACCCTGATGCGCGACAAGAGGAGGTTGCGCCCGGCACACCTGATGGCGTCACCGTGGCATGGGCCGACGGCAATGAGCCCGAAGAACATGGCACATCGCATTTCTCGGTCGTCGATGCAGCGGGCAATATGGCCAGCTACACCTCGACTATCGAAAGCGCGTTCGGCTCGGGACTCATGGCGCATGGTTTCTTTCTCAACAACGAGTTGACCGATTTCAGCCGCGCGCCGGAAGTTAATGGCAAACCAGTGGCGAACCGGGTCGAAGGCGGCAAACGCCCGCGCAGCTCTATGTCACCCACAATCGTGTGGGACCCCGATGGCAAACCCTTCATGATTGTGGGTGCGGCCGGAGGGCCCACAATCCCGGTTTCAACGACGCGCGCGATTATCGGTGCAATCGATTTCGGGCTCAGTGCCGAAGAAGCGTTGGCTCTGCCTTTCGTTATGTCATTCAGAGGGGCCACAATGGTCGAAGAGGGGACCTGGTTGGATGAGGAGATCGATCTCTTAGGTCCATTGGGGTATAGGCAGATCATCCGGCGTGAGGCGCCGATCAAGGTCAATGCCATCCTGCGCGAAGATGGCGTCTGGGTTAGTGCGCGCGATCCGCGCATCGAGACGCTGCTTGAAGTTCCCTAG
- a CDS encoding helix-turn-helix domain-containing protein — translation MDKRTDAQSGVSGEKFELTPARHFELEYLPVPVALSAYITTLYHYRCDEKKIHDIQPAAIGHLVIFPYGEGEMRFRDGRVDPSNQVNLLTPFSVAAPFEVRGPFHAIGAVMTPLGWAAFTGMDAGEHGNRLYRAADWLGPEVEEVGISLCDAYLNGTKSGTDCAEALCSFIEANLNPVKPRHAKLIHAVIQWLSGDLNPALEDLHAEISYSERQAQRLIERYFGLPPQALARKYRALRAAGLLSLPTLAPEYEAKLGEAFYDQSHMIREIRLFAGRTPSRLTDDDSPYLTEMLDLRNFREIDPIGPTDRLRSK, via the coding sequence ATGGACAAGCGGACCGACGCCCAGTCCGGAGTGAGTGGAGAGAAATTTGAGCTAACTCCGGCCCGCCACTTCGAGCTCGAGTATCTACCAGTGCCGGTTGCGCTGAGCGCCTATATCACGACGCTCTATCATTACCGTTGCGACGAGAAGAAAATTCACGATATCCAGCCCGCCGCGATCGGCCACTTAGTGATTTTTCCATATGGCGAGGGCGAGATGCGATTTCGTGACGGTCGCGTAGATCCCAGCAATCAGGTTAACTTGTTGACGCCGTTCTCCGTGGCCGCACCTTTCGAGGTGCGAGGACCATTCCATGCAATTGGCGCTGTCATGACGCCACTTGGGTGGGCCGCCTTCACCGGTATGGATGCGGGCGAACATGGAAACAGGCTTTATCGCGCCGCAGATTGGCTGGGACCAGAGGTTGAGGAGGTGGGCATATCATTGTGCGATGCCTATCTTAACGGCACAAAGAGCGGCACCGATTGCGCTGAAGCCTTGTGCAGCTTCATCGAGGCCAATTTGAATCCGGTCAAGCCACGGCACGCCAAACTGATCCATGCTGTCATTCAATGGCTAAGCGGGGACCTCAACCCCGCGCTCGAAGACCTCCATGCCGAGATTTCATATTCGGAGAGGCAGGCGCAGCGCCTGATAGAACGCTATTTCGGGCTGCCACCGCAAGCGCTGGCAAGAAAATATCGCGCGCTTAGGGCGGCTGGATTGCTGTCTTTGCCGACACTTGCGCCAGAGTACGAGGCGAAGCTGGGAGAAGCCTTTTACGACCAATCGCATATGATCCGTGAGATTCGTTTATTTGCTGGCCGAACACCGTCGCGGCTGACCGATGATGATTCCCCCTATTTGACTGAGATGCTTGACCTCAGGAATTTTCGTGAGATTGACCCTATTGGCCCTACTGACCGACTAAGGAGCAAATAG
- a CDS encoding AMP-dependent synthetase/ligase, with protein sequence MALADIDNANNLVELFLSRADQKGSAPFLAAKQNGEWVTRSWQETADQICLIAENLRKLGLKRGDRVCIVSENRPEWCIADIAIMAAGCVSVPTYITNTARDHAHILDNSGARAVFVSNEKLLGPLHNAIQSTGLIEHVIGFEDLHRHQSGSFDYHGWDQITAGDARAARKAVDERMAGIGRDQTACIIYTSGTGGAPRGVLQHHGAILCNVAGAAEILIDDFGIQDERFLSFLPASHAYEHTGGQFLPIGVGAEIYYSEGLEKLASNIEETRPTIMVVVPRLFEVLRTRIMKTVEKQGKLANYLMDKALMMSETGRRRKRDKPMDFVIEKTLRPKIRARFGGRIKAMVSGGAPLNPDVGNFFEAMGLTMLQGYGQTEAGPVISCNRPKTGLKMDTVGPPMRGVEVKIADDGEILVRGELVMKGYWRNEAETARTIKDGWLHTGDIGHLDEAGRIVITDRKKDMIVNDKGDNVAPQKIEGMLTLQPEIAQAMVSGDKRPYVVGLIVPDPEWAVEWCKANDEKFDMKALQGLPAFKSAVRAAVDRVNKDLSVIEKVRQFAFADEGFTIENEEMTPSMKIRRHKIRDRYQERIDGLYRS encoded by the coding sequence GTGGCGCTGGCCGATATCGATAATGCGAACAATCTCGTTGAACTATTTCTGTCGCGCGCCGATCAGAAGGGCAGCGCGCCCTTTCTGGCTGCAAAGCAGAACGGTGAATGGGTTACGCGATCATGGCAGGAAACAGCCGATCAGATCTGCTTGATTGCCGAAAATCTACGCAAGCTTGGGCTGAAGCGCGGCGATCGGGTTTGCATCGTCAGTGAAAACCGGCCTGAATGGTGCATCGCGGATATCGCGATCATGGCCGCCGGCTGCGTGTCAGTCCCGACCTATATAACCAACACTGCGCGCGATCACGCGCATATTCTCGACAATTCCGGCGCGCGCGCGGTGTTTGTTTCCAATGAGAAGCTTCTCGGGCCGCTGCATAATGCGATCCAGTCCACCGGACTCATCGAGCACGTCATTGGCTTCGAGGATTTGCACCGCCATCAGTCAGGCAGCTTTGACTATCATGGCTGGGATCAGATAACGGCGGGCGATGCACGCGCCGCACGCAAGGCAGTCGACGAGAGGATGGCGGGCATCGGCCGCGATCAGACAGCTTGCATTATCTACACCAGCGGCACCGGTGGCGCGCCACGCGGCGTATTGCAGCATCACGGAGCCATTCTTTGCAACGTGGCGGGCGCCGCCGAAATCTTGATTGATGACTTCGGCATTCAGGACGAACGCTTCTTGAGCTTCCTCCCCGCAAGCCACGCCTATGAACACACAGGGGGCCAATTCCTGCCCATCGGCGTAGGAGCGGAAATCTACTATTCAGAAGGGCTAGAGAAGCTCGCCAGCAATATCGAGGAAACCCGCCCAACCATCATGGTGGTCGTGCCGCGCCTGTTCGAAGTGTTACGCACGCGTATCATGAAGACGGTCGAGAAACAGGGCAAACTCGCCAACTATCTGATGGATAAGGCCCTTATGATGAGCGAGACAGGGCGCAGGCGCAAACGTGACAAACCAATGGATTTCGTAATCGAGAAAACATTGCGCCCCAAAATCCGCGCACGCTTTGGTGGCCGGATAAAGGCCATGGTATCTGGTGGCGCGCCGCTCAATCCAGATGTTGGCAATTTCTTCGAAGCGATGGGACTCACCATGCTGCAGGGGTACGGCCAGACAGAAGCCGGGCCGGTGATAAGCTGCAATCGCCCCAAAACCGGGCTCAAGATGGACACCGTCGGCCCCCCCATGCGCGGTGTGGAAGTCAAGATCGCCGACGACGGCGAAATCCTGGTGCGCGGCGAGCTGGTGATGAAGGGATATTGGCGCAACGAGGCAGAAACTGCGCGTACCATCAAGGACGGTTGGCTGCATACGGGTGATATCGGCCATCTCGATGAAGCGGGTCGGATCGTAATTACTGACCGCAAGAAGGACATGATCGTCAATGACAAGGGTGACAATGTCGCGCCTCAGAAGATTGAAGGCATGCTGACATTGCAGCCAGAAATTGCGCAAGCGATGGTGAGCGGCGACAAGCGGCCCTATGTCGTTGGCCTGATCGTGCCTGACCCCGAATGGGCGGTTGAATGGTGCAAAGCCAATGACGAGAAATTCGATATGAAGGCGCTGCAGGGTTTGCCCGCGTTCAAATCGGCGGTGCGCGCCGCTGTCGACCGCGTGAACAAGGACTTGTCGGTAATCGAGAAGGTACGCCAATTCGCCTTTGCGGATGAAGGC
- a CDS encoding quinone-dependent dihydroorotate dehydrogenase yields MLFQLVRPAIFALDSESGHRLALDGLKLLPRRAPPPGGPLVIEVAGVAFPNPIGVAAGFDKDAEVPDALLGLGFGFTEVGSITPLPQSGNPKPRLFRLIEDRAVINRMGFNNGGANAALERLEKRAGRPGIVGINIGANKDSPDRIADYAVMTRKMAPHASYLAVNISSPNTPGLRALQDETALTELLDAVVEARAEVALDAPPPIFLKVAPDLEPADIDAIARIAVDKGLGALIVSNTTISRPSLRSRHADEAGGLSGAPLKPLATQRIRDFRKATGGQMPLIGVGGISSAEDAWERIRAGASLVQLYSAMVYEGPGLGRRIVRGLEKIIKREGFKSVAEAVGSE; encoded by the coding sequence ATGTTATTCCAACTCGTGCGTCCAGCGATTTTTGCACTCGACTCAGAATCCGGTCACAGATTGGCTCTGGACGGCTTGAAGCTGCTTCCCAGACGTGCACCGCCACCCGGCGGTCCACTCGTCATCGAAGTTGCAGGCGTCGCTTTCCCCAATCCTATCGGCGTAGCCGCCGGTTTTGACAAGGATGCCGAAGTACCAGATGCTTTATTGGGTCTGGGGTTTGGCTTTACAGAAGTAGGGTCGATCACCCCTCTCCCGCAATCAGGCAACCCGAAGCCACGCCTGTTCCGTCTGATCGAGGACCGGGCGGTTATCAACCGCATGGGATTTAATAATGGCGGCGCGAATGCGGCACTTGAGAGACTGGAGAAACGTGCAGGTCGGCCGGGAATTGTCGGAATCAACATAGGCGCGAACAAAGATTCGCCGGATCGTATCGCTGACTACGCCGTGATGACCAGAAAGATGGCGCCCCACGCCAGCTATCTTGCAGTCAATATCTCCAGCCCCAACACCCCTGGCCTTCGCGCCCTGCAGGACGAAACCGCTCTGACAGAGTTGCTCGATGCGGTGGTCGAGGCTCGCGCCGAAGTGGCCTTGGATGCACCGCCGCCGATCTTCCTAAAGGTCGCGCCTGATCTTGAACCCGCCGATATCGACGCGATCGCGCGGATCGCGGTGGACAAGGGACTGGGTGCCCTGATCGTCTCTAACACTACGATCTCCAGGCCGTCGCTTCGCTCACGCCATGCAGATGAAGCGGGTGGTCTGTCTGGCGCCCCATTGAAGCCACTCGCGACGCAGCGAATACGCGACTTCCGCAAGGCCACAGGCGGCCAAATGCCGCTCATCGGCGTGGGTGGGATTTCATCAGCAGAAGACGCATGGGAACGGATCAGAGCCGGTGCCAGTCTGGTCCAACTCTATAGCGCGATGGTCTATGAAGGGCCCGGGCTGGGCAGACGAATTGTTCGCGGGCTTGAGAAGATAATAAAGCGAGAAGGCTTTAAGAGCGTTGCGGAAGCAGTCGGAAGCGAATAG